The genomic segment AATATATGGTGTCGCTTGCTTCTGGAACTACAGAAGCAGAGTTGCTGGAAAGTATCCAAACGATGGCTGAAGGTGGTCGTGTTGATGGGTTTATCGTCTTGTATTCCAAGAAAGACGATCCGATCATTGAATACCTGCATCAAGAGAAAGTGCCTTATGCTATGATCGGAAAACCGTATAAATACGAAAATGAGATGCTTTATGTAGACAATGACAATGTTATTGCTGGAAAAGATGCTGCAAATTATTTGTTGCAATTGGGACATAAAAAAATTGCGTTCATAGGGGAAGATGCCCATCAAATGGTGATTCGAGAGCGTTTAAAAGGCTACACGCAAGCTTTAGAAGATGCTGGAATTCAAGTAGACCAAGATTTGATTCTGGATGTCACTCTCCCCGAAGCAGCTTATCGAAGAAAAATGGAGCAGCTTTTTGGGAACAATGATTTTCCAACGGGCATCGTTGCCAGTGATGATTTGATTGCTTTGAATATGAGTTATTTACTTAGTGGATTTGGTTTGAAAATACCAACAGATGTTTCGATCATCGGATTCAACAATTCGATTTTTGCTGAAAAATCCCGACCAGAATTGACCTCAATCGATCTGCATACAGATTCATTAACTTCTCAGACCGTCTATCAATTGATTGAATTGATGGTAGGTAAACAAACGTTAGCAGTCAAAATCATTTTGCCTCATCAAATCATTGAACGACAGTCTTGTATAAGAAACGACAACTAGAAAAATCTCCTACACTCCTTTGTTGAAAAGGAGTGTGAGAGATTTTTTTAATAGGATCTCCTCTCTTTTTCAGTAAGTGATATTGACATGGTAAAAAATTCAATTACAATATATAAAATTGGATAAAGTCGTGCGTGCACTAAATGTAAACCAATGGTTGCTAGATGTAAATCAAATGGTGCGTTACTTTTCAATTAAAATAAGAGATAATAGTATTCGTAAGTATTATATCCGGTATTTTTTTCACTAACTAAAATAATAAGATCTGCTTAAATTATTTTAAAAGGGAATAGGAGAAAATCAATATGAAAACAATGAAAATACTAGTTCATTTGTTTGCAATTGCAATGCTAATCTTCCTTGGATTTTTGTATGCCGCATATGTCAAACGTGATGGTAGCTTATTGTGGATTCCAGGTATTTTATACTTTTTTGGTATTTGTTTTAATTGGTACATCTATTCTAGGTTATTTAATAGATTGAGTAAGCATAAGGGGGTATAACAATGAAAATAACAAAAATATCCATAATAATAGCTATTCTTATTGGAATAGTATTCTTATTTATTATTCCTTCTGCTAAACAAACCCTTTATTTTTTGCCGCTAATAATTATTGTTAATGTAATTAGAATTTGGGAAATGGCTGTAAAAAAAAATAATAACGATCAAACTAAAAATTGATTGTTATTATTTTAAAACGTATGAATCATAGTAGTTAACATTAAAATTAATACAAGAAATTATGTAAATTAACGTATTTAATAATTGAACTAGGAGAAAAAATTATGTTTGAATTTTTTGATTATAAGTTTTATATTTCAGAAAAACTGAAAGTTTATTTAGACCCTGCTTCGCAAAGATTTGCAGTTTTAACTAAAGAAGACGATGACATACAAAATACTCTTTTAAAAGTGTGAAAGCCTAATTCATGGGAGGTTTTAAAATGAAAACTAGAAAGAGTTTAATTATTTTTTTTATAGGATGTGCAGTAGGATGTATTTTTTACTTAATTGGCAATAATAACACCTTATCCAATAACCCATCAGAAGCTAGTGATAACCCTAACAGCATCTCAACAGGAACTTTCTCTGCTAGAGAAGCAAGTAACTCACTTGAAACAGATATAAATTCCGAATTAGATAATACAGCGGATAGTAATACTGAAGTAAACAGCTCATCGGTTAATCCAACAGAATCCACTAGTATATCAGAATTTAGTGATACAACTACTAGTTCTATAGAAAATAAAAGAAAAGATCTTCAACCGAATTGGAAAATTATTTTTGAAAAAGAACTTAAAGAATCTTACAATGTTACGGTTAAGAAATATGAGGATCTAGGAGACGGATTGTATGGTGTTATATAAATGAAATTGATACTGGCGAGATGCCTTATGTTACAGTAGATTCTCAAACTGGTAATTTTCATGGATAAAAAAATTAAACCAACTGCTGAATATGGTAGTTACTTTTGGTTTAAAGATGGACATATATATAAAATTAAATTTAGGGCTTGTTTTTTTCTTGAATTATAATAAAAATTTATACTGTTTTTATAAGCAATTACATAATAAAAAGCGATAAAAGGAGATTAGTATGCTGAATTCATTTGATTACGGTTTACTTAATTTGGGTAGTTTAGTACTTGGATTATTCCTGTTTTTAATATTATACGACGTAAGAAAAGAATAATGAACCCAAATGCTAGATCAAAAATCTAACATTTTGGGGTCAGTATAGGGATTATTTGTGCAGAGGTTGATTGGTTTTTCTATGTTAAAATTTATTGAATACTTTTCCATTTTGTCAAACTGAGATATAGTACATAATTAAATTTGTGGGAGGTAATTGTATGGTCAATCGTTCAGATGTTTTAAGATATGCAGAAGAAATCTATAAAACTATTTCAGAGCATTTGTGGGATAAATATCCAAGTTATGAAGTGTTACGACATAAGCATAATGAAAAATGGTATGCGATTATCATGAATGTGCCTAAAAATAAAGTTGGCTTAGAAGGCGATGAAGTTATTGATATATTAGACATAAAGTGTGAACCTGAAATGGTTGCGCCTTTGTCATCACGAGAAGGATTTTCCCGTGCATACCATATGAATAAGGAACACTGGTTAACGGTTATTTTAAACGGAACTGTTTCGGATGAAGAAATATATAGTTTGATTGGTACAAGTTATAAAATGACAAAATAACCACTTAACTTCGTAAAAGCAATATAAGAAAGCGACACATGCAATTTCATAAAGTTCTGTATTAAGGACCATTTTTGACCAGAGCTTTTTGTCTCATTATTTTAGATAAAAAAGATAGAAACTTACTTTGAAAAAAATAAGTTTTTATCTGTCATCATGTGTCCAAGCAGACCACATGATGGCTTTTTTTGCGTCAGTATCAGCAGAGTAAACTACCCGATGCTGGATATTTTAACGGCGTGAATACTTGTCTTTTAAATTTCAAACTAACTTATCATAAGGCGGTGGATTTTGAAAAGGGTTCTTTTTTATTACTTCCATTAAATCTTTAAATTCGTGATCTAAATGAGCTCCTTTTAAATGTCTTAGGTCTTTTGTAGTTGATCTGGGCTAGGGTTTACGATCGACATAAGTTATACCTTCTTTTAATTCCGTTTATTAAAACGTACTTATTTAGGTACGTCAAAATTTTGTAAAAACGCTGAACTGCTTAAAACGTATATCAAGAACCTTATAAAAATAAGGTTCCTTTTTTTTATATTTTAACGGTTACTTAAATTATATACAGAAGCCGAATAAAAATTATAATCATTTTTTATTTATTGTTACTATTAGTTTTACCATTACCACTGTATTCAAAATCAATGTTCAAAATCATTACGTAGTAGTTTTTTGTTAGGAATTAGTTCCAATTTTTTGGTGTGAAATTAGTAAAAAATTCCTTTCTATATTTTTTAAAAGATTCTAAGGAAAATATTTTCAAATTAATTATATTAACAGTAGTTACCTGAATAATTCATAGAATTTCTGAAACTCTATTAAAAGCCTATTAACGCGCGGTTCTTCTTTTCTTTTTCCGCACCCTTTGGGTGTACAAAAAGAACCCCAATCTGCTATGGTTAAAGTGACTAAACTAAACCATAGCAGATTGGGGTTCTCTCAATGGCTACATTACAGGAAAAACACGTAAAATTCAACTCTAAAATGGTGGTGTCAAACACCGGTGGTAATCTTTCGTCGGATGCCGGTCTCATCTTGGTGAAGGAATTCATGGATTCGCTTGGATTTTATTCGTTCGCG from the Carnobacterium inhibens subsp. inhibens DSM 13024 genome contains:
- a CDS encoding LacI family DNA-binding transcriptional regulator, with amino-acid sequence MSVTIKDVAKKAGVATSTVSRTIQDSPSISEKTKQNVRRVMKEIGYRPNLTARGLVNQATQTIGVILPVSQGQGFQNTFFLSMIRGISKACNEKKYMVSLASGTTEAELLESIQTMAEGGRVDGFIVLYSKKDDPIIEYLHQEKVPYAMIGKPYKYENEMLYVDNDNVIAGKDAANYLLQLGHKKIAFIGEDAHQMVIRERLKGYTQALEDAGIQVDQDLILDVTLPEAAYRRKMEQLFGNNDFPTGIVASDDLIALNMSYLLSGFGLKIPTDVSIIGFNNSIFAEKSRPELTSIDLHTDSLTSQTVYQLIELMVGKQTLAVKIILPHQIIERQSCIRNDN
- a CDS encoding MmcQ/YjbR family DNA-binding protein; its protein translation is MVNRSDVLRYAEEIYKTISEHLWDKYPSYEVLRHKHNEKWYAIIMNVPKNKVGLEGDEVIDILDIKCEPEMVAPLSSREGFSRAYHMNKEHWLTVILNGTVSDEEIYSLIGTSYKMTK